In Topomyia yanbarensis strain Yona2022 chromosome 2, ASM3024719v1, whole genome shotgun sequence, one DNA window encodes the following:
- the LOC131679797 gene encoding uncharacterized protein LOC131679797 encodes MSTERRIKSLKLRQRSIQTSFDLIKAFVNSYEDDTDASQVPVRLEHLVSLWSDFNKVQTELESLDEVGIEQQFKYRTSFESSYYKVKGFLLTINKTPVTPCVASSSPYAGHFPPSASHVRLPDVKLPVFNGNLDNWLNFHDLYLSLVHSSAELSNIQKFYYLRSSLTGDALKLVQTIPISANNYAVAWNMLVDHYQNPARLKQTYVDALFDFATIKRESASDLHSLVEKFEANVKVLQQLGEQTQYWDIILIRMLSIRLDSTTRRDWEEYASTKDTILFNDLTAFIQRRVTVLQNIHPKAVEAPAVTSNVKRPNFRPVASNGASQFNPRKCVMCSEHHPLYQCSTFSKMPLEDKEREVRRHQLCRNCLRRGHLAKDCSSSSTCRKCQGHHHTQLCASGVNHGKSIDSSASKQTSSQLPEQPSAPSISATVVERVNYSTSSHGRQCVLLATAVVILVDDNGNQHTARALLDSGSECCFISEALAQTLKVQRKKISLPIAGIGQSSTQARQKFATTVRSRISNYTANLEFLVLPRLTVDLPTASVDITSWRIPPEIQLADPSFCKANPVDLILGVEVFFDLFKVSGRIPLGDSMPVLVNSVLGWIVAGKTTHCKPITPVVANVATISDIHKLMEKFWTLEEGHSSPCYSVEEAECEEHFRQTVSRAPEGRYIVRLPLKRDTLANLSDNRGTAIRRFHLLERRLARNEELSQRYSEFMDEYYTLGHMERVDNPQAITKPCFHLPHHAVVRESSSTTKVRVVFDASCKSTSGPSLNDALMIGPIVQDELRSIIMRSRKHSVMLIADIKQMYRQILLHEQDTPLQRIVWRNSTDAPIDTFELKTVTYGTASAPFLATRVLKQLAEDERTNFPEATAVLEKDFYVDDLFTGARNINEATTLRKHLEILLAKGGFELRKWASNEEAVLEGIPNENRALQPSVDFHRDQCIKTLGLHWEPASDVLRYRIQLPSSDTITSLTKRIALSQIAQLFDPLGLVGPVVTTAKLYMQALWTMKDENGHSWGWDQVLPKAMIERWIAYQSQLPLLNELSIERCVLCPNPTTIQLHLFSDASERAYGACVYVRSTNSAGTVKVALLTTKSKVAPLKQQTIPRLELCGALLAAQLYERVVESLQLPVQTFFWVDSTTVLSWLKSPPTTWTTFVANRVSKIQQATVNCTWRHVAGKENPADHLSRGMTAETLLECVNWWQGTTWLHLDDNEWPIQCPFAIEDPEASIEARKVSCTVAPVEPEPSFIDQLVSRFSQYQRMLRIVAYCLRFPRNCQLAKENRPENTCVTVNETQEAETILIRLVQQQSFVEEWRLIEKSMPVSTKSRIKWFHPMLSSPERLMRIGGRINQSQQPYDAKHQIILPSSHHLSTLLVRSYHERHLHAAPQLLVSILRLRYWIIGARNLARKIVHKCVVCVRARPKLIEQFMAELPAKRIIASRPFSATGVDYWGPILLQPPHRRAAARKAYVAVFICFCTKAVHLELVADLSTQKFIQALRRFVARRGLCSNLYSDNGRNFVGAANELKTLIRSKEHQQAIFQECNETGIKWHFNPPKASHFGGLWEAAIQSAQKHFVRVLGNRSLAHDDMETLLAQIESCLNSRPIVPLSDDPSDYNPLTPGHFLTGSALKAVPDVDLSTVPFNRLRQWQQTQKILQDVWRRWHTEYLSTLQARTKWCSPPVQLAKNQLVIIKEENLAPMRWPTGRIHELHPGPDGITRVVTLQTPQGKFTRPVAKLCLLPVVSSDESNAAEADHLK; translated from the coding sequence ATGTCTACGGAACGACGCATCAAATCGCTCAAACTACGGCAGCGTAGTATCCAGACGTCCTTCGATCTCATCAAGGCGTTCGTGAATTCTTACGAGGACGATACTGACGCCAGCCAAGTTCCGGTACGATTAGAGCATCTTGTATCGCTCTGGTCAGACTTCAACAAGGTACAAACGGAGCTTGAATCACTCGATGAAGTCGGTATTGAACAGCAGTTCAAGTATCGCACCAGCTTTGAATCGTCCTACTACAAAGTAAAGGGCTTTTTGCTCACCATTAATAAAACACCCGTTACACCATGCGTCGCTTCTAGTTCTCCTTATGCTGGTCATTTCCCTCCATCGGCATCGCACGTGCGCTTGCCCGATGTAAAGCTCCCAGTGTTCAATGGAAACTTAGACAATTggctcaacttccacgatttgtATTTGTCACTTGTCCACTCATCGGCAGAACTATCGAACATACAAAAATTCTACTACTTGCGCTCGTCCCTGACTGGGGACGCTTTAAAATTGGTTCAAACAATACCCATTAGTGCCAACAATTATGCGGTAGCCTGGAACATGCTAGTGGACCACTACCAGAACCCAGCGAGGCTGAAGCAGACCTATGTGGATGCCCTGTTTGACTTTGCCACCATCAAGCGAGAATCTGCTTCGGACCTACATTCGCTCGTGGAGAAGTTTGAAGCCAACGTCAAGGTGTTGCAGCAGTTGGGCGAGCAAACGCAATATTGGGACATCATTCTTATTCGCATGCTCAGTATACGACTGGACTCAACAACACGGAGAGACTGGGAAGAATACGCGTCAACTAAGGACACAATATTATTCAACGACCTCACTGCTTTCATTCAGCGTCGTGTGACTGTGCTGCAAAATATTCACCCCAAAGCCGTCGAAGCACCGGCAGTAACTAGTAATGTGAAAAGGCCAAACTTTCGTCCAGTTGCTAGTAACGGAGCTAGTCAGTTTAATCCCCGAAAGTGTGTCATGTGCAGTGAGCATCACCCGTTATACCAGTGTTCAACATTCTCAAAGATGCCCTTAGAAGACAAGGAGAGGGAAGTACGTCGTCATCAGCTGTGTCGTAATTGTTTGCGTAGGGGACACTTAGCCAAAGATTGTTCGTCATCCAGTACGTGTCGCAAATGTCAAGGTCACCATCATACTCAATTGTGTGCTAGTGGGGTTAATCATGGGAAGTCAATAGATTCGTCTGCCTCCAAACAAACATCTTCGCAATTGCCCGAACAGCCATCAGCACCGTCAATATCAGCCACTGTCGTCGAACGTGTCAACTACTCGACATCGAGCCACGGGCGGCAATGCGTTCTTTTAGCTACTGCCGTCGTTATCTTAGTAGACGACAACGGAAACCAGCACACTGCAAGGGCACTTTTAGACTCCGGTAGTGAGTGCTGCTTTATTAGTGAGGCTCTCGCCCAAACACTCAAAGTTCAGCGGAAAAAGATATCACTCCCGATCGCGGGAATCGGGCAATCATCCACTCAGGCCCGCCAGAAATTTGCAACGACAGTACGGTCACGCATCAGCAATTACACTGCTAATTTAGAGTTTCTAGTCCTCCCAAGGCTCACTGTAGACTTACCAACAGCTTCTGTTGACATCACATCTTGGCGAATCCCACCTGAAATTCAATTAGCAGATCCATCATTTTGTAAGGCCAATCCAGTCGACCTCATCCTAGGCGTCGAAGTCTTTTTTGATCTCTTCAAGGTGTCAGGCAGAATTCCATTAGGCGACTCGATGCCAGTGCTTGTAAACTCGGTACTTGGCTGGATAGTAGCGGGAAAGACCACGCACTGCAAGCCCATCACTCCCGTCGTGGCGAACGTAGCTACAATTTCTGATATACATAAATTGatggaaaaattttggacattGGAGGAAGGTCATTCGTCTCCCTGCTATTCGGTAGAAGAAGCGGAATGCGAGGAACATTTCCGTCAAACCGTCTCTCGTGCGCCAGAAGGACGGTACATCGTCAGACTCCCACTAAAACGGGACACACTAGCCAATTTAAGCGATAATCGCGGCACTGCTATCAGACGGTTCCATTTGTTAGAACGTCGGTTAGCACGTAACGAAGAGTTAAGTCAAAGGTATAGCGAATTTATGGACGAATACTATACTCTCGGACACATGGAACGTGTCGACAACCCGCAAGCAATAACTAAACCGTGTTTTCACCTCCCCCATCATGCCGTGGTACGTGAGAGCAGCTCAACAACAAAAGTGCGAGTCGTCTTCGACGCTTCGTGCAAGTCAACGAGTGGACCATCTTTAAATGACGCTCTTATGATAGGTCCAATTGTGCAAGATGAGTTAAGGTCCATCATCATGCGTTCTCGGAAGCATTCTGTAATGCTCATCGCAGACATTAAGCAAATGTATCGGCAAATTCTGCTGCACGAGCAGGACACTCCTCTGCAACGAATTGTTTGGCGAAATTCAACTGACGCACCCATCGACACATTTGAACTCAAAACCGTTACTTACGGAACGGCCAGCGCCCCTTTCTTAGCCACACGAGTGTTAAAACAACTAGCCGAAGACGAACGAACTAATTTCCCTGAAGCAACTGCTGTACTCGAAAAAGACTTTTACGTAGACGACTTGTTCACTGGCGCGCGAAACATTAATGAAGCTACAACACTACGGAAGCATCTAGAAATTCTCCTAGCGAAGGGCGGATTCGAGTTGCGTAAATGGGCATCGAACGAAGAAGCTGTTCTAGAAGGCATCCCGAATGAAAATCGCGCGCTCCAGCCATCCGTCGATTTCCATCGTGATCAATGCATCAAAACACTTGGCTTGCATTGGGAACCGGCTTCAGATGTACTGCGATACAGAATCCAACTACCCAGTTCAGATACAATCACCTCACTCACCAAACGAATTGCACTCTCACAAATTGCTCAACTATTCGACCCACTTGGATTGGTGGGTCCGGTTGTTACAACGGCTAAACTTTACATGCAAGCACTATGGACGATGAAGGACGAAAATGGACACTCCTGGGGATGGGATCAAGTACTCCCGAAAGCGATGATAGAACGTTGGATTGCCTACCAATCTCAACTTCCCCTTCTGAACGAGCTGAGCATCGAACGCTGCGTGCTGTGCCCAAATCCAACAACGATTCAACTACATTTGTTTTCTGATGCTTCGGAACGTGCCTACGGGGCATGTGTGTATGTACGGTCAACAAATTCAGCAGGCACCGTCAAGGTCGCCCTGCTAACAACCAAATCAAAGGTTGCACCACTCAAGCAACAAACCATCCCACGATTGGAACTGTGTGGGGCCTTACTAGCAGCACAACTTTATGAAAGGGTCGTCGAATCTCTACAACTACCAGTCCAAACATTCTTCTGGGTGGACTCAACTACGGTACTTAGCTGGCTCAAATCACCACCCACAACTTGGACCACCTTCGTAGCAAACCGTGTTTCTAAAATTCAACAAGCAACGGTGAATTGCACCTGGCGACACGTAGCAGGCAAGGAAAATCCTGCCGACCATCTATCACGAGGAATGACAGCAGAGACACTCCTAGAATGTGTCAACTGGTGGCAGGGAACAACCTGGTTGCACCTTGATGACAACGAATGGCCCATACAATGTCCATTTGCAATCGAGGATCCTGAAGCATCCATTGAGGCGCGCAAAGTAAGTTGCACAGTAGCACCGGTGGAACCCGAACCATCCTTCATCGACCAGCTCGTCAGTAGATTCTCCCAATATCAACGAATGCTGCGGATCGTCGCATATTGTCTTAGATTTCCTAGAAACTGCCAACTCGCAAAGGAAAATCGACCAGAGAACACCTGCGTTACTGTAAACGAAACACAAGAAGCAGAAACAATTTTAATTAGACTCGTTCAGCAGCAATCATTTGTGGAAGAATGGCGGTTAATCGAAAAATCAATGCCAGTTTCCACGAAATCACGAATCAAATGGTTTCATCCCATGCTATCATCCCCTGAGCGCCTGATGCGCATTGGAGGAAGGATAAATCAATCCCAGCAACCCTACGACGCGAAACATCAAATCATCCTACCGTCATCTCATCATTTGTCAACTCTACTGGTAAGAAGTTATCATGAGCGACACCTTCATGCCGCTCCCCAGCTGCTAGTCAGCATTCTACGTCTCCGGTATTGGATTATAGGAGCCAGGAACTTGGCACGCAAAATTGTCCACAAGTGTGTTGTTTGTGTCAGAGCTCGTCCAAAACTAATCGAACAGTTCATGGCTGAACTACCAGCGAAACGCATCATCGCCTCTCGACCGTTTTCAGCAACTGGTGTTGACTACTGGGGTCCGATACTGTTACAGCCACCTCACCGTCGAGCCGCTGCGCGGAAGGCCTACGTAGCCGTTTTTATATGTTTTTGCACAAAGGCTGTGCACCTGGAACTGGTGGCAGACCTCAGCACTCAAAAATTCATACAAGCACTTAGACGTTTCGTTGCTCGTCGTGGATTGTGTTCCAACCTATACAGCGACAATGGCAGAAATTTTGTTGGAGCTGCTAACGAACTAAAAACTCTCATTCGCAGCAAAGAACATCAGCAAGCAATTTTCCAGGAGTGCAACGAAACCGGAATCAAATGGCACTTTAACCCACCTAAAGCTTCACATTTTGGCGGCTTATGGGAGGCTGCCATTCAATCGGCACAGAAACATTTTGTTCGAGTTTTGGGAAACCGTTCACTAGCTCATGACGACATGGAAACACTATTAGCGCAAATTGAATCCTGCCTCAATTCGAGACCAATCGTGCCTCTCAGTGACGATCCTTCGGATTACAACCCACTAACACCAGGACACTTCTTGACGGGGTCAGCATTGAAGGCCGTTCCTGATGTCGATCTGTCCACTGTGCCTTTCAATCGCCTAAGACAGTGGCAGCAGACTCAAAAAATCCTGCAGGATGTATGGAGAAGATGGCACACCGAGTATCTTTCAACTCTTCAGGCGAGAACGAAGTGGTGCAGTCCACCGGTACAGCTCGCCAAAAACCAGCTTGTTATCATCAAGGAGGAAAACTTGGCTCCCATGCGATGGCCAACTGGTAGGATTCACGAACTGCATCCTGGTCCGGATGGCATCACCAGAGTAGTTACACTACAAACACCACAAGGGAAATTTACTCGTCCTGTTGCGAAGCTTTGTTTACTTCCCGTCGTGTCATCGGATGAATCAAATGCAGCAGAAGCAGATCACCTGAAATAA